The sequence below is a genomic window from Phoenix dactylifera cultivar Barhee BC4 chromosome 8, palm_55x_up_171113_PBpolish2nd_filt_p, whole genome shotgun sequence.
atctgtcacgccccgaacccgggggcccggggcgcgagcagacgccgcgcacctgcagggcggaccccgcaggcacgcaaggcagattGATCAGATTCCACATCAATAGCTAAACAAAGATAAATTCCAACtttcaattcaaatgtccatGTATACATAAGTCAAAAGAGAAAGTCTATATCCACTAGCTAactacatcatgatcactccgtcccgtaatccccataatcatatatcatcacctgcaaaaatgtaaatagtaggagtgagctaacagctcagtaggcgacatcatgcaataaagtcatcatataacatgtcataatgcatataaaagcagctaaacacataaatccaaaaatccacacaAAAATCTGTAAACCCaatccgagactcaaaataactcaaccgcatgactacggccacatcacccagtggcatggttacaccgaagtgccaatacaactctccgaagagccgctccactgagccaacgcaccactgtgccgcaccccctggtgctaaactcacgctccaccgagccgctccgaagagcaaaacgcacctctgtgccgccactattctatcaccggtggtcgcggtgtcggaactagttcctcagtacaagtcgacagggccaacgtatcatcccattggcggggtctagactatagtcacgcggattttgaaaatcaataaatcaactttcTATATCAAAATCATAATCATACTCCCCACAGTAAAGCGCATAataatttatgaaattaaatatttaataataattctaacacatattaccaataataaatcaataaatcaacatatgcaagatacatgttaaaattctactttaaagcaacGGTCACCTACCTGGGCTCGCTTAAGAATCCCTgtcacagatatcacgaacccctgattaaacataaatattaattatttaattaattaagaaacataatttaaactaattccaaccccttaaactcctaagtccatagatccaagaatgggcccctaagatccaacatagaccctaaaatcagaaccctttaaacccaagtcaattgtggcccaacacagattaggcccaactgaaccaaaccagattacaggtccagatcagatctcgggcccaaaccaaaccagcccacagatccaattaGGTTCAACTCAGCCCAACACAGATTCTCCAACCCAAATTCTTGACTCAGATTCAGACCCTAATCAGAACCCATTTACTCCAACTCGGATCAAACCCTATTCACAGCATAGGTGAAACCGGTTCATAGTTTGAACCCGGTCCAAGATCTGGTTCACAAATCAGGCACGGAAATCGATGCAAGGAAAAACACCcagccggaagaagaagaagaagaagaagaagaaaaagaaggagaagaggaagaagaagaaaggaaaaggaagaagggggggtggctagtggctccggtcggccctcggcggccgaccgtggccctcggcggcggcactcggccagccgccgtcggTCACGCCACTGTCACCAGCGGCGCCGGAcgagaaggagagaagaaggagagggagaaaggaaggaaagagagggaccggggctgggaagcccggccccctattcgcccacctccggccgaacccgtttcggccggattgaccccggccggccaccgtcggccggctGCATCTCACAAATCttccccgaaacaggggaagtgcAACCGGTAACATCACTCAATCCTCCCCCccttaaatccaaaaaaaaagaaacaaatagatGGTTGTCttcctcacctccggtcgtcgacgatGAACCCCGGCGGCGTTGGCGGCTCCGGCGACGACTACGGCTCCGGCGATAGTCTCAAGAAGAGGGAAAAAATGAAGGGAAAGCTTCAAAATTTCAGAGGAATGGGGGAGGGATCGGGCTGCTCTGAGGGTTTCCTAACCCTCTTcacgaagagagagaggggaagagagggGGCTTGCGGGGGattcgctggccgttcggccggcgtggtcatcgtggggagaccacgatgacccaactgaagtcggcactccttgccgacttcagttcgttGGGCCCAATTCGGGTCTTCACAGTTAGGACTAGGGAGCAACGTCAGTAGCAACCCAAAGCAGCCTGATGGCGGCGCCCCAGCAAAACTAGGTCAACCGCTCCCTCGTTGATTAAAATCTGCACAAAATTTTGCCGCATGCAATAGCCACTCAGTGGATCAAGTACTGCAAAATTGAGAAACCTCCTTTCTCTCCTAAAATTAAAGGTTGATGTTGTCTCATGAAGTAACACCACCAACGTTCAACCTAGAAAATTATAGACCAGCTgtttaagaaacataatttgttgGGCACGTACCTCAGCAGTATTCGAAATGGTTTCGATGACATGAGGCACATACGTCCTTACTTCCTCCAAGGTCCTATAGGCGAGAAGGGCATAGTGGTAATCGTTCCCTCCGATCTCTCCGAGTACAAAGAGGGATTTGCCGAAGTAGTCCTTGCACTCTGCAACGCATTTCGTTTAGCTCCTTCAAGAGTGCCGAGTATGAGATAAAATAGCATTAGGAGCAAAACGTCCATCAATTACGCGAGTATAACCTCTGACTGTGCTGCAAAGGGAAGGCTTCAGCTGCTCGAACCATTGAAGCTGGACGCCCAAGGAATCGTTGGTCCAAAAGATACCGGCAAGCCCTCTCTGTTCCCAGAAGGCTAAGTCAAGTGCCGTGCAAGCTGTGACGGCGAAGTTGGCTCCCTGTCGGAAGTCTTGGCCGCTCGCCAAAGATGGCGGCAGCAACGGGAGCCCAACCGCCTCAGCTACAATGGAACAAAGACTCAAATATTAATTATGGACAAATGGGTATGGTTTGGGGACATGGTGGCTAGTTATCAAGCTATGACGGAGGGAAATGAAGGAAACGGATACCGACGAAGTCGATAACCAAGCGTCCATCGGAACAGCGGCCCGTGGGGCGGCCAAAGAAGGTCATGCCGTAAGGGAGCTGCCAATGCCGGGGAACTGCTGGGCACCGGTGATAAGAAAATTACCGGTGTCGGCGAGGGAGTTTCCGAAACTGAATATTGAATTGTAGCGTGGAGTAAGGAGTAGGAAAAATGGAAAAATGAGAGAAAGAGTAAAGTGAGGACCAAGATCTTCATGATTAGGGGAGAAAAGCAATAGGAAGTGATGGGGATAGAAGATTAACAGGTAACCCATTTGCTCTTATACCCGCATCTCGTACGTTTTTTTTTTCCGTCACGTTCGATTGCAACAGTTGAGTATAGTAGTGCTTTGCTCGTGGCCATTTAATATAAGTCTCTAAGTTGGTTGGAGGTCAACTTTATATTTTAGATCTCCAAGTCGGTTGGGCGTCAACGTCatattttgaatatatttaACATGGAGTCGCCGAAAATTCTGAACTAgttgcagtttttttttttttttgtacaattAGTTGCAGTTTTTCACCCGAcgttttatatatatttgaaatggCACACCGGCCACTAGAACTTCCGTAATGTCACGGCCCAGTGACTGAGCAGCTGGTGAAGGATAGGCGACGGATCCAAAATTACAAGCCCAAAAAATTATACAGCATTTGGTGCAAAGGCCTAAAGCCCATATCACACGGAAGGACTAGCAGCATCATTGGCTTAAAAGGCTTCTCAACACGGAAGGATCCTTTTGGATCAAGTTCGACAATCTTTGATGTTTCGTTTTTCTCTCTGTACGTCGGATTCTTCACTCTGAGCTGATATATCAATGTGGGCAGATTAGAAGTGGACCGACCGTTGTTCATCATTTCAACCAATCCATCTATTTTCGTTTAGTTGGATTTTGGCACCAGCCCGAGTTGGCGCCATATTAAATCGCAGCGGATCAAGTCTTGAACAACGAGACTCCAGATTAAGTCAAGTCTTTTGGCTGTGATTGACACGTCCCATCTACAAgacctaaaaaataaaaatggtaaTACTAACTATTTGCATATCCATCACATTTCAGGCTTATTAACAGAGACCCAAGCAGAAAAcaaatctttttcttcttttttttaaacatCACTTGCTTGCTgaatctcttctttttttttaaaacatcaCTTGCTTGCTGATCTCGTGGTTCCATCAGTTTCTTCTCACGTTGTCAGCTACATAAACTCATCTTCATATCATTTTTGACTTTCCAAGCCCTTATGTAGATGAGCCAATGGTGATTCTCGAATGGATGATTGGAGCTTGGAAATTAAGTTATCAAGTCGCAGTTCTGACCATTGATTTAATTTAATCTAGTGGCATtcactttctttttattttttttcaaaaaagacaGCCACGACCACATGCCATAGACATCGACGATTAAGGACGAGCAACTCTTGCAAAGACTTTGTTCCTAA
It includes:
- the LOC120111733 gene encoding GDSL esterase/lipase At5g45910-like, which translates into the protein MTFFGRPTGRCSDGRLVIDFVAEAVGLPLLPPSLASGQDFRQGANFAVTACTALDLAFWEQRGLAGIFWTNDSLGVQLQWFEQLKPSLCSTVRECKDYFGKSLFVLGEIGGNDYHYALLAYRTLEEVRTYVPHVIETISNTAEILINEGAVDLVLLGRRHQAALGCYGFVISVTGILKRAQLLMWNLINLPCVPAGSALQVRGVCSRPGPPGSGRDTNKEDYEPQTGCLKKPNELARYHNKLLRQATRKLQSKYPGVRIIYADFYGPVIQFVQTPERFGFSNGALISCCGGGGPYNFNPQAWCAEPGATVCEDPSKSIFWDGIHLTEAAYRYIAKGWLSAWSHAKVD